A window from Populus trichocarpa isolate Nisqually-1 chromosome 3, P.trichocarpa_v4.1, whole genome shotgun sequence encodes these proteins:
- the LOC7496515 gene encoding protein SRC2, translating into MEGISLELKEISCRDLKTFNFFQKLSVFVAVSIFIDEPKKNEQRRKKTAVDFLYGVLKRNEKQQQRLKRQKTPPNTFNDEEKKNEQQQLLQRQKTPVDREGGSNPKWNHMMQFNLNTTSLPDYGDHLFFKFELRCKGSIFGNKTIGEVCVPFKDLNEEFNGSVRFVSYQVRNSDGRPNGVLNFSYEVNGKVKRNEVDGARVDLPPGIRFSSPKKVHYPSLEVDVKSRKACLYPSLDDISFSSPSPGTGFPSTELCYPVKACYTMPPPAFPLQLPVGHRVYQLQYPSPLTQSPGSYCYTTKTTEHGCGLRGHTGGWAIRDVNV; encoded by the coding sequence ATGGAGGGGATCTCTctagaattgaaagaaatttccTGCAGAGATCTCAAAaccttcaatttcttccaaaaGCTCTCAGTCTTTGTTGCCGTCTCCATTTTTATTGATGAGCCAAAGAAGAATGAACAACGGCGAAAAAAGACGGCAGTGGACTTTCTTTATGGTGTATTGAAGAGGAACGAGAAGCAACAACAACGTCTGAAGCGGCAAAAGACACCTCCGAATACTTTCAAcgatgaagaaaagaagaacgAACAGCAACAACTTCTGCAGCGGCAAAAGACACCAGTGGACAGAGAAGGAGGTAGCAACCCTAAATGGAACCATATGATGCAGTTTAATCTCAATACCACTTCGCTTCCTGATTACGGTGATCAtctctttttcaaatttgaattgCGCTGCAAAGGTTCCATCTTTGGTAACAAAACTATTGGGGAAGTTTGTGTTCCATTCAAGGATTTGAATGAGGAGTTCAACGGCAGTGTCAGGTTTGTGAGCTATCAGGTCCGAAATAGCGATGGGAGGCCTAATGGTGTCCTGAATTTTTCCTATGAGGTGAACGGGAAGGTCAAGAGGAATGAAGTTGATGGTGCAAGGGTTGATTTGCCTCCAGGAATTCGTTTCTCATCACCTAAAAAAGTCCATTATCCATCCTTGGAAGTCGATGTTAAGTCGAGGAAAGCATGCTTATATCCTTCCCTGGATGATATCAGCTTCAGCTCTCCTTCGCCAGGAACCGGGTTTCCTTCTACGGAGTTGTGTTATCCAGTAAAGGCATGTTATACTATGCCTCCGCCAGCCTTTCCTTTACAGCTTCCTGTGGGTCACAGAGTGTATCAGCTTCAATATCCATCACCATTGACACAGTCTCCAGGTTCATATTGCTACACAACAAAGACAACCGAGCATGGTTGCGGTCTTCGTGGGCATACTGGAGGTTGGGCAATTAGGGATGTTAATGTATAG